The Rhinopithecus roxellana isolate Shanxi Qingling chromosome 13, ASM756505v1, whole genome shotgun sequence genome contains a region encoding:
- the EEF1A2 gene encoding elongation factor 1-alpha 2, whose amino-acid sequence MGKEKTHINIVVIGHVDSGKSTTTGHLIYKCGGIDKRTIEKFEKEAAEMGKGSFKYAWVLDKLKAERERGITIDISLWKFETTKYYITIIDAPGHRDFIKNMITGTSQADCAVLIVAAGVGEFEAGISKNGQTREHALLAYTLGVKQLIVGVNKMDSTEPAYSEKRYDEIVKEVSAYIKKIGYNPATVPFVPISGWHGDNMLEPSPNMPWFKGWKVERKEGNASGVSLLEALDTILPPTRPTDKPLRLPLQDVYKIGGIGTVPVGRVETGILRPGMVVTFAPVNITTEVKSVEMHHEALSEALPGDNVGFNVKNVSVKDIRRGNVCGDSKSDPPQEAAQFTSQVIILNHPGQISAGYSPVIDCHTAHIACKFAELKEKIDRRSGKKLEDNPKSLKSGDAAIVEMVPGKPMCVESFSQYPPLGRFAVRDMRQTVAVGVIKNVEKKSGGAGKVTKSAQKAQKAGK is encoded by the exons ATGGGCAAGGAGAAGACCCACATCAACATCGTGGTCATTGGCCATGTGGACTCCGGCAAGTCCACCACCACAGGCCACCTCATCTACAAGTGCGGGGGCATCGACAAAAGGACCATTGAGAAGTTCGAGAAGGAGGCGGCTGAG ATGGGGAAGGGATCCTTCAAGTATGCCTGGGTGCTGGACAAGCTGAAGGCGGAGCGTGAGCGCGGCATCACCATCGATATCTCCCtctggaagttcgagaccaccaAGTACTACATCACCATCATCGATGCCCCCGGCCACCGTGACTTCATCAAGAACATGATCACAGGCACATCCCAG GCGGACTGCGCGGTGCTGATCGTGGCGGCGGGCGTGGGTGAGTTCGAGGCGGGCATCTCCAAGAATGGGCAGACGCGGGAGCATGCCCTGCTGGCCTACACGCTGGGTGTGAAGCAGCTCATCGTGGGCGTGAACAAAATGGACTCCACGGAGCCAGCCTACAGTGAGAAGCGCTATGATGAGATTGTCAAGGAAGTCAGCGCCTACATCAAGAAGATCGGCTACAACCCGGCCACCGTGCCCTTCGTGCCCATCTCCGGCTGGCACGGCGACAACATGCTGGAGCCCTCCCCCAAC ATGCCGTGGTTCAAGGGCTGGAAGGTGGAGCGTAAGGAGGGCAACGCAAGCGGCGTGTCCCTGCTGGAGGCCCTGGACACCATCCTGCCCCCCACGCGCCCCACGGACAAGCCCCTGCGCCTGCCACTGCAGGACGTGTACAAGATCGGCG GCATTGGTACGGTGCCCGTGGGCCGGGTGGAGACAGGCATCctgcggccgggcatggtggtgaccTTTGCACCGGTGAACATCACCACTGAGGTGAAGTCGGTGGAGATGCACCATGAGGCTCTGAGCGAAGCTCTGCCCGGTGACAACGTTGGCTTCAATGTGAAGAACGTGTCGGTGAAGGACATCCGGCGGGGCAACGTGTGTGGGGACAGCAAGTCTGACCCGCCGCAGGAGGCTGCTCAGTTCACCTCCCAG GTCATCATCCTGAACCACCCGGGGCAGATCAGCGCCGGCTACTCCCCGGTCATCGACTGCCACACGGCCCACATCGCCTGCAAGTTTGCGGAGCTGAAGGAGAAGATTGACCGGCGCTCTGGCAAGAAGCTGGAGGACAACCCCAAGTCCCTGAAGTCTGGAGACGCGGCCATTGTGGAGATGGTGCCGGGAAAGCCCATGTGTGTGGAGAGCTTCTCCCAGTACCCGCCTCTCG gCCGTTTCGCCGTGCGCGACATGAGGCAGACGGTGGCCGTGGGCGTCATCAAGAACGTGGAGAAGAAGAGCGGCGGCGCCGGCAAGGTCACCAAGTCGGCGCAGAAGGCGCAGAAGGCGGGCAAGTGA